AGGGTATAGGGTCTATGTGCTGAGGCTAGGCCATAGGGTTGAAAGGGATAAGAGGGTATCAACACACGTAGGGCTAGTTGCAAGGGCGTTCGGAGCATCTGGGATCATATATGCTGGGGATAGAGATGATGAGATGATGGGCTCCGTAATAGATGTTGCCAATAGATGGGGTGGAGATGGGTTCGAGGTAAGCTATACACAGAGCTGGAGGAAAACCATTGATGAGTGGAGAGCTAGGGGCGGATGTGTGGTTCATCTAACCATGTATGGTATACCAGTGGACGATGTGATCGAGATGATCAGGAGATGCAAAGACATATTGGTGATTGTGGGCTCTGAGAAGGTTCCGAGAGAGGTCTACGAGCTATCCGACTATAACGTATCCATAGGCTCTCAACCCCACTCAGAGGTTGCAGCCCTAGCAATATTCCTCGACAGGCTCTTTCAAGGGAGAGAACTCAGGATCACATATACAGATGCAAAAATAACTATAATACCATCGCCCAGGGGCAAGGTAGTCCTTAGCATAGATGGCATCAGAGAAGAGAAGACTCATCACAGCTCATGAGACCGTCGTTTCATCACTCCATATAATTAATATGTTACCAGAAATATTAGCAATAGCATCATGAATATTAAATATGATGTTCTAGATACACAGTTAGATCCCAGATCAACATGGTTCCACCCCTTAATAAACTCCTTAGAAGATATAGTTAGGTGCTTGGCTTGAGTGAATATAAATCCATATCGCCTGAGGAGGCTAGGAAAATGTTGAGA
This region of Sulfolobales archaeon genomic DNA includes:
- a CDS encoding tRNA (cytidine(56)-2'-O)-methyltransferase, encoding MMILLRKDLGYRVYVLRLGHRVERDKRVSTHVGLVARAFGASGIIYAGDRDDEMMGSVIDVANRWGGDGFEVSYTQSWRKTIDEWRARGGCVVHLTMYGIPVDDVIEMIRRCKDILVIVGSEKVPREVYELSDYNVSIGSQPHSEVAALAIFLDRLFQGRELRITYTDAKITIIPSPRGKVVLSIDGIREEKTHHSS